Genomic segment of Candidatus Chlorohelix allophototropha:
GCTAACTTGCTATGGTATCTGGAAATTCGGTACTGCCGAACAGAAGCGCAAGTATCTGATACCGTTGGCACAAGGTCAAAAGCTAGGCGGATATTGCCTTACTGAAGCCGAAAGCGGAAGCGATGCTGCTAAAATGCGCTCTACAGCGACCCTTCAAGGGGATAAATACCTTCTGAACGGTTCCAAGATATTTATAACCAGTGGCATCTCCGGGCATATCTATCTGGCTTTTGCCATAACCGACAAAACGAAGGGTTCGAACGGTATTTCCTGCTTCATAGTAGAGAAAAGTTTTCCCGGTTTCAAAGTTGGTAAAAAACTGGACAAATTGGGGATGCGCGCCAGTGACACCACCGAGATAATTTTCGAGAATTGTGAAGTGCCGGTTGAAAACCTCCTCGGAGAGGAAGGGGCAGGATTTAAACTTGCCATGCAATTGCTGGACGGTGGCAGAATCGGAATTGCAACCCAAGCGTTGGGTATCGCACAAGCCGCCTACGAGTTTGCCTTACGTTATGCCAACGAACGGCAACAATTCGGGCATAAAATATATGATTTTCAGGCGATTCAGTTTATGGTGGCGGATATGGCAACCCGTATAGAAGCCGCCCGTTTGTTGGTATATAAAGCAGCGAGCATGCGAGATCAAGGCAAAAATGTGGGACTTGAAGCCAGCATGGCAAAGCTGTTTGCCAGCGAAACCGCTATGAAAGTCACTACCGATGCCGTCCAAATATATGGTGGTTACGGGTATATCAAAGAATATCCGGTTGAGCGTTACTTCCGAGACGCAAAGGTTACAGAAATATATGAGGGTACAAGCCAGATTCAAAGGTTGGTAATTGCCAGAAATCTGCTCAGGTCGCTTGCCGGTTCACACTAGCCAGCGACGTGCCCGAATTTAAATGGAGGATATTTGTCAACCACTTCTCAGGATAATTTTCAAAACAGGGCGCAAATTATTCCTGCAACCTTGAATCATAGGTTTTCCACTTTATCTATAATTATCTGGCTGCTGCTAACGGTTTTCTCAGCTGTTTTGCTTTACTCAATTACTCGGCGAGTTACATTCCTCGCCGATGATTATATTTTTCTAGGGCAACTTACGTTTACCCATCCAACATTTGCCGATAACTTGAGTTGGTTTGGGCGTGATTGGGGAATAGGGGCACAGTTTTATCGTCCGTTGGTAAGGCTTGGTTACTATTTTCAATTTCTGATTTTTCAGGATAACCCCACCGGATGGCATTTGGTTTCGGTAGCCTTACATGCCGCTAATGCCGCACTAGTATGTTTGATCGGTTGGCTGATAAGCAAACGAACAGTGGTAGGCGGGGTAGCCGGGCTGATATTTGCCCTCCAGCCGATTCACAGTGAACCAATCGCTTGGATTAGTGGTCAGGGTGATTTGCTGGCAACGTTTTTTGCGCTTGGCAGTCTGATATGCTGGATAAAGTATCGGCAACACCCTAAACATGCCTTAAAATGGTACATTGCAACATCAAGTCTATTTGTATTTGGGCTGTTCAGTAAAGAAGCCGCCATAGCCATTCCATTGGGATTGTTGGCGTATGATTTTGTAACCGGAGGGCTAGATCTCTTTTGGCAACACAACAAGTTTTCTAGAGCTGCATTGCAGCGGTTGATTATTGCCTATATCCCGGTTTTATCCATATTTCTTGCTTACCTGATTCTCAGGATTGTGCTTTTTAAGGGTCTGGGTGGTTATGGTGGCGAGGCAGGACAAAAGCTAGATTTTGGATTGCTTGTGAGCAATTACACAAACTGGCTAATTACACCTTTTCAGTTCTCAGGCACTACCGGGCTGGTTTTAGTAGGACTTATTATTGCGTTTACAGCGTTAAGCGCGGTTCAAGAATGGGAGCGATTTCGCCTTCAACATGGTTTATCCCTCGATACCGAACCAACCCGCCCAACCAAAGCTGCCTTGCCTGCTGAGAATGATGAATTAGATGATCCGAATTTTCCTATCTTCCCTCAAATTCAACTTACTCCCAAACCTGTAGAAGCGCCAGTTATTCCAAAGTTTCCTTCACCGCCCTACTATACAATGCGCACCGCTGGCTTTGGCTTTCTTTGGATAATTCTCTTTCTTCTATCGGTGCTATTTACCCTACCGGCAGAACGTTTTACCTATCTACCAAGCATTGGTTTTGCGCTTTTTACCGGAGCGATCATAGCTCCTTATTTTGCCAATACTCAATCAAAAACCCGCACTTTCATGGAATTGGGTTTTTGGCTCAGAGTAATTGCAATAATAGCCTTGCTTGGTTCATATGGCGCAACCAGTTCTGCCAGAATCCAACAATGGTTGGATGCCGGTAATACCTCACGTCAGATTCTAAATCTGACCAAAGAAGTCATACCGAGCGTGACAAATTATGTCCACATTGTGAGTGAAGGAGTACCTGATAGTAATGGTGGTGCATTAATTTTCCGAACCGGATACCCTGATGCAATCCGGTTGCTCTACAAAAATCGCACAATTGATGTGGAAAAGGTTGATAAACTGCCTATTTTGCAAGATCGCCTTAAAAACTCAATCTTCCTCGAATACAAAGGCGAGAATCGGTTGATAAACCATACCGAAATCGTGGATGCGATGCTAAAGCGCAACGAGGCGTTAAAGCAGAGCAAATCTTTTCTTAGCTGGAGCTTTGAACTTAGCGTTTCCGGCAATGCGGTTTCAGGTAACTGGTTTGATCTAAATAATACTGGTTCATTAGTCTCGCAAGATACGGGTTTGTCCGTCAACGCCTCACGAGGTGTTTTGCTGCAAAGCCCCGATTTTACACTTGCGGCTGCGCAAGTGGGTTCGTTGGATATTACAATGAAAGTTGCCTCAAAAGGGCGCGCCTATCAGGGGCAAGTAACTTGGCTAACTAATAGCTCACCCGACACTGCCTCCAAAACTACCGTTTTCTTCGACATCATTGCAGACGGGCAATTTCATACTTACCATATATCACCCGAAGTTGCGCGTAATTTTGGCTATGCCGAACAGGTAGCGAGGATCAGACTTAGCTTACCAGATGGGCTTGAAGATGTAATAATCAAGAAAATTGAGCAGTTCCAGCTACCGTTCGATTACCAAACGCTTCAAAAGTAGCCGGATTTCATTGAGGCTTGGGAATTAGCTTGCAGTACAAGTTCCCACGCCGATGTGAAGAACCTTTCAAAAGCCCATGCCGCCGAATAGTGATAGTTTCACCGCTAAGGGAATGCGCCGGTATTTTAAATATTAGCTCGCCTCCCTCCGGCGCGGGTAAAGCCCATTCTCCCCCCTTTGCTAAGACCTCTAAAGGCACTTCAACGGTAGTATATAAATCACGTCCTTCTATCTGGAATTGTGGGTGTGGCAATAGTTCAACCAGAACGTGAATACTGGTTGCATAGGGCATATGTAGCGGATGCGGAACATTATCTATCCAATGACGCATTTCTATTCGCATCGACATATCCGGTAACATTCCGGGTGGAATATTTATTTCTAATATTTCAAAAGAAACCAGAAATCCGTTACCATCACAACGAGGGCAGGTTTGAGCTTTGTGAGGTAGTACACGTGCCCCTCTGCAACGCCCACAAGTGTGAGTTTGTCCAACGTTGATAGTACGTTTCGCTCCTCTAAAAAGCTCTTGTAAAGTAATTCTGACCCGGTAACTCAAGTAAGAAGTACGCGGCATATGCGGTTTGCTCATAGAGCAGCGTTTGGGGGTTGAACGCACTTCCTGTTGATAAGTTTTGGTGGCAGCCGCAGCATAGGCGCCAACCCCAAACCAATCGTCTTCCGATTCAACACTATGGGATGTAGCGCTTTTTTGAAGGATGGAATCGTAGGCAAGCCGTTTTTGAGGATCGCCAAGAATTTCGTAAGCCTGTTGTATAGCCAGAAATTGATCTGCTGCCTTGGGGTTGTCAGGATTCAAGTCAGGGTGAAATTTCTTGGCTAAACGCCGATAGTTTGCCTTTATTTGTTCGGGCTGTGCCCCTATATTTACTTCGAGTAATTCATAATAATTTTTCATATCTATCGAATCTGTATTTTACTAAAAAAAGGAACTTAAAAAAGGGCTAAAAGGCTGTATTCAAGCCTTACTACTTTAGGTTATAATATAAAAGAACAAGCATCCATCATTCCTTAATTCAGCTTTTGAATAAAAAAACGCGGGACTGCTCCCGCGACTCGTTTCTATAGCAGCCTGAACGCTAAAGAACATTTCTTTCCCGATTATAATTTCCGGTACGGAATCTTTCGATATTGAGTTCTGCCACCTCCACCGTTTTGATATCACCGTCAATTATGAGTTCGGAAATTGAAAGTCCAACCGCAGGGCTTTGCATGAAGCCGTGCCCGCTAAATCCGGTGGCAAGGTAGAAATTATCTAATTCGGGAACTTTGCCGATAATACCGTTATGATCCGGCGAAGTATCATACAAACCCGCCCAACCGCTCAGGATACGCGCACGCTCAAGCGCCGGGACTCGATACATAGCGTGTTCCGCCACCGTATCAAGCCAATTCCAATCCAGTGTTATATCAAAACCGGGTTTTTGAGTAAGGTCGCTTTCTCCCATCAAGAAACCGGGACCTTCCCGCCGAAAATGAAAGCCGTTTAGCATATCAATGACGAAAGGAATTTGCGCCGGGATTTCTGAAAAAGGCTCAGTAAAGAAAGCCTGCCGCTTGACCGGCTCAACCGGGATTTCTACATCTAGCATCTCTCCTAAAATGCCACTCCATGCTCCGGCACAACCCACCACTATTCCGGCAGAAATCTCACCCCGATTAGTTTCAAGGCTAAGCAATTCCCGACCGCGCCGTTTAATAGCGGTAACCTCAGTATTTTCCCAAACTTTGACCCCCATTTTGCGGGCTTGTCTAGCGTAAGCGAAAACTACATCGGTGGTGCTGGCATAACCATCGGTCGGACAAAAAGTTGCGCCGATGACATCCTCAGTCATTAGAAAATCCCACCTTTTCGAAACTTGTTCATTTGTCAGAACTTCAACCGGTACACCTAGACCTTGCTGAAGCGCCGCATTTTTCTTGAAGACTTCCATATCTTCAGGTCTGGTAATAAGAAAGAGGTAGCCAACCTGTTTGAAATTTGCGCCTGTTTCGTCCGGTTCCATCCCAAGCCGCTGGTTAAAATGTTTGAAAAAATCCACCGAGTATATACAAATACGAATATTGGCTTTAGTAGAGAATTGCTGCCGCACTCCCCCTGCCGCTTTCGCGGTTGAACCTGACCCTAACAAATCGCGCTCAAGAATTACTATATTGGTACAGCCACGTTTTGCCAGATTCCAAGCAATACTAGTTCCCAATACTCCCCCACCGATTATTACGACATCAGCCTTTTGGGGAAATGTTTTAGAACTGGACAGGATTTGTGACATCTTACTACCTTCTAAATACTGAAATAATTCTGGCAAATCATAGTGTGCCTAATGTAACACCGCTAGCTATCTCGGTCAATTGTAAATTGTTTTAAAATTCTTTCTATTGTATGAATGCACATAATTTCATGAAGAGTTGCTACTTGAAGTTTGTGTTTTAGACTACCGCAAAGTAACACTTGAGTAGTATAATCTGAATATGAGGTCAGTGGTAAACTCATATTTTTAAAATTATACTGCAAAACAAGAAATTACTGGGAATGAGATCACAAGAAACTTTAACGAAAAATAAGCCTAATATGCCAAAACCTGCAAAATCCACCTTGCGAGGTCACTTGGACTTGCTTGATCCGGTAACATGGGTAGCAGGACCACAAGGTTTTATAAGTGGTGCTGTAGCAAGCGGCGGGATGCAGCTGGATTGGAAAACCCTAGGGCTGATGATTATCGGCTCAATTCTGGTAGGACCACTCCTTATTGGTTTCAGCCAGTCGATCAACGATTTTTTTGATCGTGAACTGGATGCCATTAATGAACCGACACGCCCGATTCCGGCAGGGTTGGTAACTTTAAGGGGCGCTATTCTAAACTTCACGGTTATAGCAATACTTGCAATAATTTCGGCAGTTTTGCTGGGCTTGCTAGGTGGGCAAAACCCCGGGTTTATCATTCTAGTGACTATCCTAGGTCTAATACTAGGCGCAATGTACAGCATACCGCCCTTCGAGTTCAAACGCAACGGTATAACCGGACCACTTTCAGTAGGAATAGGCTATAACCTGATGACCTGGATGACAGGTAATATGGTATTTAGCGATTTCAAGATCGAAATATTTGTGGTCGCGTTAGTAAATGCTTTTGTGGCAGCCGGTTTGCTAGTACTGAACGACCTGAAGAGTATAGAAGGGGATAAGAAACTTGGCTTACGCACCTTGCCCGTGATGCTAGGCGTGAAAAAAGCCTTGTGGGTCTCATATATCTATATTGACTTGTCA
This window contains:
- the bchG gene encoding (bacterio)chlorophyll synthase yields the protein MPKPAKSTLRGHLDLLDPVTWVAGPQGFISGAVASGGMQLDWKTLGLMIIGSILVGPLLIGFSQSINDFFDRELDAINEPTRPIPAGLVTLRGAILNFTVIAILAIISAVLLGLLGGQNPGFIILVTILGLILGAMYSIPPFEFKRNGITGPLSVGIGYNLMTWMTGNMVFSDFKIEIFVVALVNAFVAAGLLVLNDLKSIEGDKKLGLRTLPVMLGVKKALWVSYIYIDLSQAAYAVYLAAIGHYWIALIQVVALVFQFLAQRPLYLNPTHKQYKKYLLTGNGLIAVVVFISALSFGGYDPFRTW
- a CDS encoding NAD(P)/FAD-dependent oxidoreductase; amino-acid sequence: MSQILSSSKTFPQKADVVIIGGGVLGTSIAWNLAKRGCTNIVILERDLLGSGSTAKAAGGVRQQFSTKANIRICIYSVDFFKHFNQRLGMEPDETGANFKQVGYLFLITRPEDMEVFKKNAALQQGLGVPVEVLTNEQVSKRWDFLMTEDVIGATFCPTDGYASTTDVVFAYARQARKMGVKVWENTEVTAIKRRGRELLSLETNRGEISAGIVVGCAGAWSGILGEMLDVEIPVEPVKRQAFFTEPFSEIPAQIPFVIDMLNGFHFRREGPGFLMGESDLTQKPGFDITLDWNWLDTVAEHAMYRVPALERARILSGWAGLYDTSPDHNGIIGKVPELDNFYLATGFSGHGFMQSPAVGLSISELIIDGDIKTVEVAELNIERFRTGNYNRERNVL
- a CDS encoding acyl-CoA dehydrogenase, whose protein sequence is MDLHLTSEQEMIRQVAREFADKELLPTAAHFDELQEFPTALWKKLGEMGMMGLVIPEEWGGAGVDTVSYVLALEEIARGNPALSTAMSVNNSLTCYGIWKFGTAEQKRKYLIPLAQGQKLGGYCLTEAESGSDAAKMRSTATLQGDKYLLNGSKIFITSGISGHIYLAFAITDKTKGSNGISCFIVEKSFPGFKVGKKLDKLGMRASDTTEIIFENCEVPVENLLGEEGAGFKLAMQLLDGGRIGIATQALGIAQAAYEFALRYANERQQFGHKIYDFQAIQFMVADMATRIEAARLLVYKAASMRDQGKNVGLEASMAKLFASETAMKVTTDAVQIYGGYGYIKEYPVERYFRDAKVTEIYEGTSQIQRLVIARNLLRSLAGSH
- a CDS encoding DnaJ domain-containing protein, yielding MKNYYELLEVNIGAQPEQIKANYRRLAKKFHPDLNPDNPKAADQFLAIQQAYEILGDPQKRLAYDSILQKSATSHSVESEDDWFGVGAYAAAATKTYQQEVRSTPKRCSMSKPHMPRTSYLSYRVRITLQELFRGAKRTINVGQTHTCGRCRGARVLPHKAQTCPRCDGNGFLVSFEILEINIPPGMLPDMSMRIEMRHWIDNVPHPLHMPYATSIHVLVELLPHPQFQIEGRDLYTTVEVPLEVLAKGGEWALPAPEGGELIFKIPAHSLSGETITIRRHGLLKGSSHRRGNLYCKLIPKPQ